The DNA window ttgttagtcAGTGTAGATATAGTACGATGtctgatgttgtaatgtttgtgcgtgtgttataatgcaatatgttatgatgtaatgtatgatgatgtattcggtgcatgatagtggaggtatgcttgttagttgtagatctagtacgatgtttgaggttgtaatgtttgtgcgggtgttataatgcaatatgtagccgtatgagggttccagtgtgtgagttgtacatggccgggtgctagagtgctgcatgaatgagtaagtgcatgtggagctgtatgactgggtgaattgtgggttgcgtacgtccgaggggcacatgtagcccgtgtcacagtgtgtctgaagtagtgggtatgttgcgtaagggtgtgctgatattgaacttcagttgtgttttgtaaatgtctatgtatcagtgtatcatgtcttgccacacacatgccaaatttccttgtattgatgaggacaattataaaacttcttgtatcttgaAAAAGGTatcttgagtccgagtctggagatacgcgcgcgatataagacttcatataacacacTGCACACGCATCAgtacacggcacacacacaccggcacacacagaCGGATAAACAAAGAAGGAAGCAGGCCGCGAGgcaagtaacaacaacaacaacaacaacaacaacagcaacaacaacaacaacaacaacaacagcaacaacaacaactgaagaaagaatcaaacaaagaaacacacacacacacacacacacacacacgcacacacacacacacacacacacacacacactgcacacacactgacacaccggcgcggctgacacacacacactgatacacacacagaggcatatTAACGGACACTCTTTGGGGATGACAAGAAGTGTCATTGAATAAGAAACTTTCATGGTTACTTTATTCCGTATGATTTGGATAAAAAGACAGAAAGTTGCGTCCCTTGGCAAGCGTTCCTTAGAGTTATTGTTCTTGAGCCAAAAGGACGATCAGGAAAATGCCGACACCAATAACATTACTCGAGTTTTTCGGGGCGAGCTCAGGAGTTGGGCTCGCCATGCTTCTAAATTTGTCACAGAGGAAGCCTATGAATACAGGTAAGTTGTATTACGTGTAAATTGACTTGATGGACTGATTTTACATGCCGTGTACATCAGTCGTCCTTGAGGTTCTGTTGTCAAGAATGTTGGTTCCCGTGTAGCAGTAGCAACTTTCCATTTGTACTTGAGATAGAATTATGCTTGTTGAAGACAAACACTAGTTACTgcacaagaaaaaaaattgtgatAATACCTATATTGTATGTGAAGATGTTATGAAATCATGTTGAGTCAAATGATAGGGTCGTTCTTTTTCTATCAGATAAAACAGCGTGATGCTGGCAAAAGCCAAGTTCTGAGACTTCATGCAGGGGCTAGCttcactgtcaaagtgaaatCATAGAACTTTAATACCATTACAGTGCACCAAATGGCTTTTGACCAATCAATACTGATTCTTGGTGACTCGCTAAGCGTAAGTGCATGTATTGAGAATTTAAGTTTATGATCTAGAGAGCACTGGACTGGTTGCCAGCAAAAAAGCACCGCAGGCAACTTCAGCACTAAATGAAAATAGTGGCACACAGATGGTGTCTAGAGAGGTAATGGAAGTAAAAACCATAATACCACCACTGACCAAGGAACTAACGTTTTCGATTATTATATATGGAATCGACGAGAACGTACAGTTTGCTCGTTGTACACTTTGCTCGTTTTCTAACACAGAAAAGATAAGAAAATGTTTTGCAGGATTCGTACTGACGTTAATTTTTGAGTAAACCTTGCCAATATGACCAAAATGTTTCAGTGAAGGGCTAAGAGAACTTCCAAAAGTCATTATATCAACATTATAGCAGTCTATAGGGATCATTTTTTGGTGAGGAACTTTAGTTTAGACCTCCTGGCCTTTGGACCCTTTAAAGTTCCACTAAGGAGGTCCAAGAACCCCACTAAACATTAAACTTAAAGGCGGGGCTATTCACATACTTATTATGAGTAACAATGGCTGCTAGTACCAGAGTCAAGGGTATATATTGTTTATTATATAAATATATTTATACAGAACTGCAACTGTTATTGTGTTCCgcttgtttgtatatatatgccgtgccgaattcgcggaatcggcaacatttttgcccatttcgcagaATCGACAAAAGGCTGcctattacgcgaaatcggcagcgttttgccgaaaatgcgtaaaGGCTCCTAAAAATGTGTGCATTTCGCAAAAgtgacagccagtctgttactttttttgtcaccagaacattaCATTAACATTACTTTACTTCcctattttggtttttatggtctGTGTCAAGCACAACTCCGGTAATGCACGaaaaatacactttttgtcataaCTTGCCATTACTTATTGATTATTGCAACATTTATTCATTCGAGTATCTagctgtctaagtgtgatgatatcccaggcatttgagaactttaaagcCAAAAACGGGCTGCTGATTTCGCAAAATCGGCACATTTTACCAGCCTTTGCGCGTTTtcagcaaaacgctgccgatttcgcgtaatgggcagcattttgccgattacgtgaaatgggcaaaaatgttgccgattccgcgaattcggcaattccgtgaattcggcacgacatacaTACAAGCGAAACACAAAAACAGTTGCAGTTCAGTTCGCGAATttggcaattacgtgaattcggcatgACATATacatttatttgtattaatatgtactttatatatatttttcccCCTTTATTTTCAGGCCTCTACAAGCATGCTGCTTTAGCTGCAGTTGGATACTTCTGTGGTCAAAGTGCAGAGACATATTACAAGCGGAAAGAGAGGGAAACACTTTTGATCCTGGAGGATTATGTCCGTCGACATCCAGAAGACTTTCCTGATGAAGGTAtgtttatttcaattttttctcaccgttttgtttttgatttttgagtgatgttcttttcttttccttgactTGCTGTGCTGGTTACGTGTATATTTTAAGTCTGAGAGAAGTTGCATTGGTGATTTGCTTAGTACACTTTCTACCATTTTGAGAGTTTTTTAGACAGGGATGGGAGATAAGACTCAATACCTGAAGAGCCCCAACACACCAGTGAAGTGTTTGAAAATGGTGTAATCTGATAAGGGAAAgacaaaacaagcaaataataaaaagaataaagagggGTGAGAAGGAATAACTGAATGTTGAAAACTGGATTCTGATTTAAGtggcaccccccgcgggttagggggaagaatttacctgatgctccccagcatgtcgtaagaggcgactaacggattctgtttctccttttacccttgttaagtgtttcttgtataggatatagtcaatgtttgtaaagattttagtcaagcagtatgtaagaaatgttaagtcctttgtactggaaacttgcattctcccagtaaggtcatatattgtactacgttgcaagcccctggagcaattttttgattagtgctattgtgaacaagaaacaattaacaagtggctctatccccccccccccccccccctttccccgtcgcaatataaccttgaacggttgaaaacgacgttaaacaccaaataaagaaagaaagatttaagtgGCGTGCTTCTTTTGCTCCTATATTTGCGCTCCTTACTTTTTTGGGCATACATTTCTGTTTTGCAATTGTGTTTCTTGTTATCACCACAGACACCCAGCCTCTCATCTCCCATTCTGTTGATCAGCAGAAATTAGTATTATGCAGTGCTGTGATATTATATCGCAAGAAACACCAGTTAATGGAAAAATGCAGTTTATCCCTATTATAAACTATAAAATTGTGAGATATTTGTCTGAATATAACGCTTGCATCCCTGTTACtgttatgttattgttttgttccaACCATTTTATCTCTTATTATTTTTCAGGCCCCAAGACGTATGGTGATGTCCTGTTGAAGTGGTACCCTGTGAGGTGAATCATGAGGACCAAGGACACCGAGTATAGTCGCTTCATATTCAATGTTTTGCTGTTCTGTGAGAGactgttttgttttcaaatgcTTGTGGATCGTTTATTTGTAGATTAAAATAATGTGTTACAAAAGatttgaattgtgtgtgtgtaaaattcAGTTGGAGTGAGGTTTTCTTTTGTCTTGATatcacatagacaaacacaccaCCGACTCAGTTGGACAAGCACCATGCAGGTACTAAATTAATGTCCATAtttaagtgtgtgttttaaattgCTGCTGGGAAACGACAAatttaaatacatatatatatatacacctaTGTAATATGTATACAAAATTGTCCAAAAACACAAGGAAACTGTTTAAGAAAAGAGTATTTTATTCTCTGTGGATATACagtgataaacaaaacaaacctttAATAGCTACTGACACAGCTACCAGGAAGCCCGGCAAAGCATTCTAGCTGTGCAAAGATTCATCGTGGGGAAGGGTAAACAAGTTGTGAAAGTatcaatacatttaaaaaatcTGTGAATGGAACTTAGTTGTAATGAAaatgaatgcactgcatttttttcaccaagacaggttCGCCGAATCCAGACGGCTGAGTAAGACTTGACACATTGCGTAAAGATATCTTTCTATTAGATTGTGCAAATTGTGTCTACAGCTGGTGGCCGGCTTTCGATCGCTTGCAAATGCAGGGATGGGAATTATCCGCcaaacggcggatttccgctttttttttttaattttccgccgaaaaaaatcgcatttccgctttttttcctcagcaaaattttttatttttttatttttttaaagtgaaAATGGCGTATATGCGATCGGTGATTGTTTTTTCGTGAAAAAAAGTCGGatttccgccgtttttttttaaatttttgcaGTAGAAATTCCTCTTTTTTCGTATTTTAGTGCGAAATATgtagtgttttacttttagtgtacccccccccccccccccaagtcatcaaaaaatatttcctcttttttccttaattttcagccgtttttacaatttttaattcccatgcctgaaatgACAGCAGGAATAGCACAGTTAACAGGAAAGTGCtatttttctgtcttcttttgaattttgtttgtttatttgttgcttaacgtccagccgactacgcagagccatatcaggacgaggaaggggggggtgaagggggccacttgtcaagcgattcctgtttacaaatgcactaacccattacttgtgtcccagcaggctttagtaaaactaaattaatacctactggaagattaccagtttccagtatgttaaaataggcttaacctatctactgctggacttacatcagaacactaacagattaaactatacatgaatcgcgagacaagcggcaagagaagagatttttggaaaaaatacaggtgaatgagcaagaaggcagaaaaaagaaaagaattcatgaagaaaaagagagcatgacaggaaagaggaaccaaaaatctacctaacagcaaactagaaagctcctgcggttccaaaaacaggaggggcctttaatttcataaccacagtgccccactgcgggaaaaaaAACCAGTACCCTCACCTGAAACTTTAACTCTTATGTAAGGCACTTTATTTTGAAATGGTAATTACCATCCAAAAAAACTGTTGCATGAAAGCAAAattgaacagaacacacatagGGGAGGTAAAAGCAGAAATCTCAAGCAAAATTGGTGACCATGCAGATCAAGAAAAGACAAACGCACACACTCTTTAGATCATGGGCTGTGGGACATTACTGAACCAGCTTTTGAGGCAAAATGTGAGTTAATGTATAATAGTGTTCTCTTGCGtgaacaaacaagaagggcaaagcccatacgactcacatgcttgacctaaacctagcaatgacatcatacactaagaactgctttacacatttttcctaccaaaatacatgtgaccttgacccaaggtcaaggtcatccaaggtcatgcaacacaaagctgttaattccagacataggaagtacaatggtgcttattggctctttctaccatgagatatggtcacttttagtggttcactaccttattttggtcacatttcataagggtcaaagtgaccttgaccatgatcatatgtgaccaaatgtgtctcatgatgaaagcataacatgtgccccacataattttaaagtttgaaacagttatcttccatagttcagggtcaaggtcacttcaaaatatgtatacaatccaactttgaagagctcctgtgaccttgaccttgaagcaaggtaaaccaaactggtatcaaaagatggggcttactttgccctatatatcatatataggtgaggtattcaatctcaaaaacttcagagaaaatgtgaaaaatagctgttttttaggcaacatttatggcccctgcgaccttgaccttgaagcaaggtcaagatgctatgtatgttttttggggccttgtcatcatacaccatcttgccaaatttggtactgatagactgaatagtgtccaagaaatatccaacgttaaagttttccggacggacggacgactcgggtgagtacatagactcacttttgcttcgcatgtgagtcaaaaaacatgGGGGGGCTAATATACTGACAACCCCATGACTTGTTACTTCGTTCAGATTTGCTATTGTATCTTTTAGATATTTAATCCTTTCTGTGTAAACAATCACGTACACCACCTCGGTTCTGTCAAAGCctttgcatgggataagaacagTCTCCCAATTTTGACAATTACTAAACCTCAACAGCTTTACTGTGTTCTGTGCACATCAAAGGGGGAATTCTTCGCTGAAATAATTTCGCAGTGACATAGGTGCAGTCTCTTGCGAAATTACTTCAGCAATAATTTAAATGTCCACGCTGCACAGACAGCTAACATGCTGTAGTCGATGTTTGCTATGTGTCTTAGTCGAAGAATGCTCTTATTCCAGGGACAAGCCTGGGTGAATGTGTCGTGATTTCAAAGAGGATTTTCACAGAAAGGATTGGTAACTTCAAGAAACAAAGTTcaacacagaaaacaaaatcaaaagcaaatTAACAGACATTTTAGCCAggctgactttttttttttagatgtctgcaaacacaaacatcaaatctAGTATTGCATGGTTTCGAAGATtcctgtcaaacacacacatacacacacacacacacacacacacagggagaccAAGGGAGACAACATTTCCTCATCACAATGTCAGATTTTGCTTTACGAGACTTTAAAATGTTTATGGTGGTGCATTTAATGGCACTCTGAAATAAATGTACACTGGAACACATGTAAATACAGGTGGTAAACAAGAAAATATGACACAATTAATGTTCAGATCTAACAAAAGACAATATTGATCAAGTACAGACACTCTAATGACTAATGTCCACTGCACAAAATTCAGTCAAGCATGAAGTCATCAATCTTGTTTAATATGACtgtaaaaaacaacaataaaatatGACAAAACTAATGTTCAGATCTAACAAAAGACGGATATTGATCAAGTACAGACACTCTAATGTCCACTGTACAAAATTAAGTCAAGCATAAAGTcatcaattttgtttaaaatagCTGAAAAtaacaactttctttctttctttatttggtgtttaacgtcgttatcaaccacgaaggttatatcgcgacggggaaagggggggagatgggatagagccacttgtcaattgttcacaaaagcactaatcaaaaatttgctccaggggcttgcaacgtagtacaatgtattaccttactgggagaatgcaagtttccagtacaaaggacttaacatttcttacatactgcttgactaaaatctttacaaaaattgactatattctatacaagaaacacttaacaagggtaaaaagagaaacataatccgttagtcgcctcttacgacatgctggggagcatcgagtaaattcttctccctaacccgtaaattcttctccctaacccgcggggggtttaaataacaacaataaaataTGACAAAACTAATGTTCATATCAAACAAAAGACACATATTGATCAAGTACAGACACTCTCATGTCCACTGCACAAAAGCACAACATTCAGTCAAGCATGAAGTCATCAATCTTGTTTAATATGACTGTAAATAACAACAGGATCTGACTACAAAAATGTAAAGATGGGAAATTAATACACAGCTCAAGATATTTGATATAAAGAAAAGAGAATGCTGTTTTATGCATGCAGTCATATAAAAAGTTACAtttttttgagagaaaaaagaagaaagaaaaagtgtCAAACAAAAATATGCTCAAAAAGCAGACTGAAGACAAAAAATAAGTCAAGTAAACACAAAAATCACAAAATTGGATGTTCCTTCATTTCCAATGCAAAATACTTTGTGCATTTAAAAAGCCTCAGCGACAAGTCAATTAACACAGTTTCATCTTCCAAAGGACATTTAAGTGCTGGTGACCTTAGCAAGAATTTCTGCAGTATACAGACTTTGTAGTCGGTGGATGGTAGTATGTACAAGGTGATTGGACagagatctttctttctttatttggtgtttaacgtcgttttcaaccacgaaggttatatcgcgacagggaaaggggggagatgggatagagccacttgtcaattgtttcttgttcacaaaagcactaatcaaaaatttgctccaggggcttgcaacgtagtacaatatattaccttactggaagaatgcaagtttccagtacaaaggacttaacatttcttacatactgcttgactaaaatctttacaaacattgactatattctatacaagaaacacttaacaagggtaaaaggagaaacagaatccgttagtcgcctcttacgacatgctggggagcatcgggtaaattcttctccctaacccgcggggggcttgAAATCACTCAACTCCTCTCTTGCCATCATAACGGAAGACATCGATTAATGAAGCACGGGAAAATGGCTCCCATGCTCAAAATATATAAACCATTTCCCAGGCATtgtgagattaaaaaaaaacttttcacAAAGATTTCTGTGTGTAATGTCCACAGCGCCTTTTTAAACCACAGTTACTAGCAAAAATCAAGAGAGCATACTTAGTTTTTCCTGGAAACAGAAAGAATACCTCCAGGAAATACAGTACAACAACTCTGTGTATCAAATTAGACCCCTTCTGCTTCACACATTGCAGAAGTTCTCAACAACCCCCGCAATTTTCCTTCTCCATGCAAGTGCATACTAGTACTATCAACCCTAAGCAAAACTTAAAGTT is part of the Littorina saxatilis isolate snail1 linkage group LG6, US_GU_Lsax_2.0, whole genome shotgun sequence genome and encodes:
- the LOC138968739 gene encoding NADH dehydrogenase [ubiquinone] 1 subunit C2-like, with the translated sequence MPTPITLLEFFGASSGVGLAMLLNLSQRKPMNTGLYKHAALAAVGYFCGQSAETYYKRKERETLLILEDYVRRHPEDFPDEGPKTYGDVLLKWYPVR